DNA from Magnolia sinica isolate HGM2019 chromosome 19, MsV1, whole genome shotgun sequence:
GATTGGCATTTACTACGATAGGCTTGAAGCTAGAGCTTACTACGAAGGAGAGCGGTTTGGTTACAATCCTTTGCCGGCTTTTTATCAAGGGCATAAGGACACTACCAATCTCCACCCAGTTTTCTCTGGGCAAATTCCCATTTCACTGGGGAACTCTGATGTTGTGGATTTCAATAGGGAGAAAGGACAAGGGTTTTTCTCCATTGATGTTAAGATCTATGCAAGGCTTAGATTTAAGATTGGATCAGTCAAGACCAGGCGCTTCAAGCCAGATATCGAGTGCGAGTTGAAGGTCCCTTTGACAACAAATGGCAGATCCTCGGCCATTGGATTTATTGGGACAAAGTGCGACGTTGATTTCTGATCACCACCGCATGTTTCTTTTTTAATGGTTCTGTTTATTCATTGATTATGcatttttcctttctattttatCTTATGGTTTGACTGTTTATTCCTTTATTGTTTCCCTTAATAATACTAGACCCCATTTgcattggggcccaccatcctgaTGGTTTGGTTTGTACATTCAATTTCGATTGTGGATGAGTTCATGTTTGTGGTCATCATCTATTCTCTACAACAAAGGCATCATATAATTCTATTTAAATGAAAACACAAACTCATAACCACTAGTGGGTGTTTCCCACACAAGTTTTCTTTTGATTAATCTCTCGGCTTTATTTCTTGGACTCATCCAAACTATCGATTCCTCCCTAATAAAAGGGAGAGGGATCCCTCATTACATCCATTTCCCCCACAACCGGCAACAGTGGCTATGTCACCCATCTCGCCACTCTCTGTTGATCTCTTTTGGgactctctccctcttctttatGCTATTGCCAATGACAATAGCCTGGGCAATGGTAGCCATGGCCATTGCTGCTAAGGCTGCCGTGATAGCAACATCTAAATAACGAAACAGAGGGGCGGGGGCGGGGCGGAGCGGAGAACGACTTCGGCCAGTTCCCATGTGGTTTAAGAGGAGATGACAGTGGTGACTgcccaaaaaaaatgaaagatgaGTTTTCTGTTGAAACCAGAGAGAGTGGTTTAAAGAGGAGACGGCAGCGATGACTGCCCCAAAAATTTGAAAGATGAGATTTCTGTTAAAACCAGAGGGAGACGGTTTAAGAGGAGACAACAGCGATGACTGCCCCAAAAAAATTGAAAGATGAGTTTTCTGTtgaaaccagagagagagagagagagagagagagagagagagagagagatgtagatgGGCCTCCAATGGGCTTGGTGAGTATGACTTCTTTTAGGCAGGAGAAGTGGGCTTTAGCCCATTGTTTAGCCCAAACCGAAGACATCATGGCTCAAAcaggaagagaaagaaggaagagggaTAGTAGGTTATGGGCTTGGATGATGGGCCTGGTGAGCCTGAAATAATTTTGGGCATGGAGAATTGGGTTAAGGGCCTATTCTTTGGCCCAAACTAATACACTTCATGCGCGTATGATGAGAAACATATGGAGAACAATAAATTGTTATTTATTATTGTCTGTGGTCTGTCAAATTGATTGGGCCTGTTGAGCTTGTAATAATTTTGGGCATGGAGAATTGGGTTAAGGGCCTATTCTTTGGCCCAAACTAATAGACTTCATGCGCGTATGATGAGAAACACATGGAGACAATAAATTGTTATTTATTATTGTCTATGGTCTGTAAAATTGTTTGGGCCCAAATATAAAGCTTGGGCTCATCAACATTCAACATGACATTTTGATCGTTTTGATGATCACCCTTTATCACATTCTTGGTGTCACAATTTGGTACTATTCTATGTTGTCCACAAACATATGGATAGCAAAAATGAGCCCCACATTTGTGCGCAAAGAGAGGTGGGCTCAAATAAAAGCACAAGTTCTTTTTTGAAGGATTAAACGTATCTTGATAAGGACATTTAATTGGCCATAAAagactaatttttttattttttatttatttatttttaagattaAATGTATCTTTGTAAGGACCTTTAATCGGCCATTTGTAGGTTAATGTAAGTCAAGTGCTAAGAAGTGACTTAGGGTTTTTTGGCGAGATCTTACCGATAATTTGATCTATTTTTGTGTTTAACATTCTAAATCTccttagatgataatgatcaatatattgattaaaaataaaagtcataaaataataatataaattggACACAATCAATATATTTTTAGGACTTGATGATATTGTGATCATGTCTTATAATGTCATTACACGTGGTGAGATATACATTTTGAGAGTAGATGACCAAAATGTGTGATCTTATATATCCTTTCATAATAAAATTGCATGTGTGTATGAATGTATGTGAATATCCCTATTGATGACCATTTAATTGCTATTAATCGTGGATCCTCAAGCTGGACTATCATCAATGGTGATGACAATGCTGACGATCGGATCCATCATTAACAATGATAATCATACCCATTATTGATGTTAATGATCAATAATAATGTTTGGTTTGATAGGTTAGATTTGCATTATTTCCATTTATTCTTATGATATTATGATTGGCTTTATGCGCTCAAATTAATGCCCATCTTTATCAATATAACTCTGAAACCTTAGTGCTAAGTTTATTCTTGTAATTTAGGTTGTGCATAACTTATGTGGGAGCTCTTCTAAACTACAGAATGATACATGCACCCATAATGAAAGGTTGCATTCATTATACAAAacaaattttcataaaattgttgTGTTTATCtactttaaaattttaattaatctTCAACACCCATTTAGgcatgtggactttcagatctcattttaatttgaaaa
Protein-coding regions in this window:
- the LOC131234711 gene encoding NDR1/HIN1-like protein 10, translating into MAEAKQVPLNGAYYGPPIPPQQTHHRRERGSGCCGPCCLLSTLFKLIVTIIVVLGIATLVFWLIFRPSKMKVYVESATLTEFNLTDNNILHYNLAVDVAIRNPNKRIGIYYDRLEARAYYEGERFGYNPLPAFYQGHKDTTNLHPVFSGQIPISLGNSDVVDFNREKGQGFFSIDVKIYARLRFKIGSVKTRRFKPDIECELKVPLTTNGRSSAIGFIGTKCDVDF